AGCTGCCGGTGCCAAGCGCGATCTGGCATTTCGAGCAGATGCCGCGCCCTCCGCAGACGCTGTCGAGATCGACGCCGAGGCGCCGCGCGGCATCGAGAACGGAGGTTCCCGAAGGCACCCGGCCACGCCGGCCGGATGGCGTGAAAACGACGAGGGGGGCATCCTGTTTCATGCGGGGCTCGATTTTTCATCGAAAAATCGTTTCAATTCCTCGACGAAGACTTGCCTAGCAGATGACACGCAGGCCATGCGGGTTGCAGATGACGATGAGCTGTCCGCCGCATTCGACCATGTGAAAGCCGCGCCTGCGGACTTCTGCCACGAACCGCTCCATGCCGATCTCGCGCTCGACCCAGTGCCGTGACCGGCGGACCACGCCGCCCTTCGCCACCGCCTGGGCCGAGAAGACCAAGGCAAGCCAGCTGTCGGACGGCGTGGGGCGAGATACGAACTCCATGCCCGCGATTTTGCCGGTTTCATGGTTAAGAACATCTTACTACAGGCCGCCCGATCAACCGCGCCGCCGCCGTCGGCCGCTGCCCGCCGCCGTAACCGCAGTCGAGGCCTCGGCAAAGCTCGCCCCTGCCGCGATCCCGTCGAGCACCCGCGAGAAGCGGATCCAGTCCGCGCCATTGGCGTCGTGGTTCATCAGCAGGTTGGCCGCCCGGATCGCCTCCATCTCGACCGGGCGGACAGGGTTCATGATCGCCGAGGTCATTCCGGCCGAGATCGCCATCGGCAGGAAGGCGGCGTTCACGCCATGGCGCTGGGGCAGTCCGAAGGAAATGTTCGAGGCGCCGCAGGTGGTATTCACCCCCAGCTCGTCGCGAAGCCGCCGCACCAGGGCAAAGACCTGCCGTCCGGCGCTGGCCATGGCCCCGACCGGCATCACCAGCGGATCGACCACGATATCGCAGGCCGGGATGCCGAAATCGGCGGCGCGCTCGACGATCTTCTTCGCCACCGCAAAGCGCACATCGGGGTCTTCGGAAATCCCGGTATCGTCATTCGAGATCGCCACCACCGGCACGTTGTATTTGCGCACCAGGGGCAGCACCCGTTCGAGCCGTTCCTCCTCGCCGGTCACCGAATTCAGCAGCGGCCGACCCTGGGCCGCGGCCAGACCCGCTTCGAGCGCCGCGGGAACCGACGAGTCGATACAGAGCGGTACATCGACCAGCCCCTGCACCAGCTCGATCACCTGGCGCATCAGCGGCGGTTCGGTCTGGTTCGGGTCGGGGTTCGAATTGTAGACGACGCCCGCATTCACATCGAGCACCATGGCCCCGCAGGCCACCTGCTCCAGCGCGTCCTTCTCGACGGTCGAGAAATCGCCGGCCTCCAGTTCGGCCGCCAGCTTCTTGCGGCCGGTCGGGTTGATGCGTTCGCCGATCACGCAGAACGGCTCGTCGAAGCCGATGGTGACGGTCCGGGTCTTCGACTCGAGAACGGTACGGGTCATGGCGCTCCTCAGCTGTCCTGGGCGGGGGCGAGGCCGTGTGCGGCCAGCCACCGGGTGTTGGTCGCGATCCCCCCGAGCGGGAAGAAATGGGCCCCGGCAATCGGGAAATCGGCGCGGCGCCGGGCGGCCTCCGCCAGGTCGTTGAGAAACCCGTCGGGCGTGAAGGGCAGCACCAGCTTGCTGACATCCCGCGCCCGGCGCTGCAGCACGGCGAGCGAGGGCCCGACGCCGCAGGCGATGGCATATTTGACCAGGGTCTGCAGCTTGGCCGGGCCCGCCACGCCGATATGGATGGGCAGATCGATGCCCCGGTCCCGGACCCGGTCGGCCCAGGCGATCACCGGGGCGGCCTCGAAGGCGAATTGCGTGACGACGGCCATCTCGGCATCGGTCCGCGCGGCGAAGGCCTGTTTCCAGCCGAGCGCCTCCATCATGTTGCGTTCGGATCCGTCGGGGTCGATGTCGCGGCTGCCCTCGGGATGGCCGGCAACATGCAGCCGGACGAACCCCGCGCGGTCGAAGAGCCCGGTCTCGAGCAACTGCATCGAGGAGTGGAACTCTCCCTTCGGCGTCGGGATGCCGCCCGCGAGGATCAGTCCCTCGCGGACCCCGGCCTCGCCCGCATAGCGCGCGATCCAGTCGGCAAGCATGGCGCGGTCGGTAATCGAACGGGCCGCGAAATGGGGCATCGGCACGAAGCCTTCCTCGGTCAGCCGCCGGGCGGTCGCCACCATCTCCTCGATCGGGGTGCCGTCGAGATGGGCGATATAGACGCGGGTCCCGGCCGGCAGCAGCGCGCGGAAATCGGCGACCTTGGCGGCCGTCTTCGGCATCACCTCGATCGAATAGCCCCGGACGAAGTCGGCCATCGGCCCCGTCTGGTCCGCCGTCTTACCTGACGTCTGGCCTGCCGTCCGTCCGGTCGCCCTGTCGCATTTTCTGAAATTCAGCAGTGCCATCGCGTTCTCCCGCAGACCGTTCACGACTGTTGCCAGCCGGAAGCGGCGATCAGCTTCCCAAGTCTTGCCGCGTCATATTCGGCCTCGATCCGCTCTGCTTCGGCGGTGGCCAGCATCGTCGGATCGCCCTCGCGCTCGACAGGCTCCGAGCGGCGCCATTCGGCGAGATAGGCGTCGCTGTCCTTCGCGCCCACCCGCATCGCACAGCGGTCGATGGCCTTCTCGAAGCGCACCGGCAGCACCCGTTTCGCGGCGCGGCGGCCCCGTCCCACGATGACCTGCGCCGGTATGTCGCGCCAGTAGACGATGACGAGTTCGGGCATCCGATTCCCTTTCTTCCTTCCCAAGGTGTAATCCGCCGCGCTTCCGTGGCGGGGACGGATTTCGACAGGATGAATGCGCGTTGCGACCTCGGCTTCGGTCGGGACCTGTGCCTCGCCGATACCGGGAAGGGCAATATCGCGGCCGACGGAGAGGTTGCGCCTTGTCGGCGTCCTTGCCTTCTCACGGCGACCCGAGCGCCCGACGCTGGCCGCGCAAGATATATTGGCCGCGCCCGATAATACTCGCGACCTCGATACTAGCCGAACCCGATTCTTGCTGAAAACGATCCGGATTCGACAACGAACCGCAGACTGGGGACGTTGCGGAAACAAAGCTGCCTAGGCAGGCAAACTTGCCGCTACATCAAGTGCAAAACTGGGTTAATATTTTATAATTTCTTGAATTTTTCATCAGAATAGGGCTTTTTCAAGCCGATGGGAAAATCGTTTCATGGCGCAGATTGCGAGTCGTCCGGGCGGAATCGTGGCACGCTCATTTCGAGACCGCAACACAGGTCAGGCACAGGTCCGGCACGGGGACCAGTTGGTACGAGGACAAGGCGATGAACGCGCATCTGGGACGAGCGATGACGATGATGGCCGGGCTGACCGCCGCCATGGCCTGGGGGCCGGCCGAGGCGAAGACGATGCCGCCGGGGACCCTGAGACTGGTTCCGAACCCGGTATTTCAGAGCCGCTCATCCGCCGATGACGAGACGACGGCCGATGTCGCGATCTCGCTCGGTGTCAGCGTCTGCCGTCATGCCGCGGCCGGGGTGACCCCGGCCTGCGCCCTCATGTTCCCTGCCGCGATCGCCTCTGATGATGGTGCGCGCGCCTGGAGGCGGCCCGAGCTCCTTGCCGTGCTTGACGATGATCGCGGTCCGGATGGCGGGGCTCCGTTCTGGCCTGCCAGTGCCGGGGGCCGCGGTGCCGCGTGCGGCGGCTGTGACGGCGCGCTGCCCTGGGCGCCGCCCAGCGCCGTCAGCGGTGGCAGCAAGAGGCGTCAGGGTGACGGCGATGGAGATGGCGGCGAGGATCCCGGAAATCGGTGGCCCGTCGAGCCGAATGCTCCGCTGCCGGTGCCGCTGATGCCCAGCGCGGCCTTCCTGCTGCTGGCGGTGGCCGGGTTCGGCGCGTTCGCACGCCGCCGCCGGTCCTGACCGCGCCGCCTCGGTACGGCCATCAGGGCTGGCATCGGCGCGGAGACGGGACGCCCCTGGGGAAGGGGCGGGCGATCTGCGGCATTGCACGAAGGTCTTCGGCCCGCTACCTTGCCGGTAACTCGATTGGAGGGCGATCCCATGGCGCCCAGGCGTCCGAATGGTGCGGGCGCGTTTCCCAAGGCGGTAGAGACCCCCGCGCCAGTTCCGCCAGATCCTGCGACGCTTTATGCCGCTCTGGATCTCGGAACGAACAGTTGTCGTATGCTGATTGCCCAACCCAAGGGCAGTCAGTTTCATGTCGTGGACAGCTTTTCGAAATCGGTCCAGCTCGGAACCGGTCTCGAAGGCTCCGGCCGGCTGAGCCGGGCGTCGATGGCGCGCACGGTCCAGGCGCTCAGGGTCTGCAAGGGCAAGCTTGAGACCCATGCCGTCGAACGGATGCGGCTGATCGCGACCGAGGCCTGTCGCCGTGCAGAGAATGCGCGCGAATTCATCAAGATGGTGCGTCGCGAGACCGGGCTGCGGCTCGAAATCATCCAGCCCGAGGAAGAGGCCCGGCTGGCGGTGGTTTCCTGCGCGCCGCTGGTCTCGACCAAGACCGAGCAGTTGCTGGTCGTCGATATCGGCGGCGGCTCGACCGAGCTTGTCTGGATCGATCTCTCGATGGTGCCGCGGCCAGAGCGGCCCCGCGCGATCATGCGGCTGCATGCGGGCTTTCACAGCGAGACCGGGCCGTTTCCGGCGGCCCGCGTGGTCGACTGGATCTCGGTGCCGCTGGGGGTCGCGACGCTGAAGGAGCAGTTCGACGATGTCGAGGACGATCACGCCCGCTTCGCGCTGATGAGCTGGTTCTTCGAGGAGAACCTGGCCGAGTTCTCGCCCTATTCGGCCGAGCAGACCAAGGACGGGTTCCAGATCATCGGCACCTCGGGCACGGTGACGACGGTGGCCGCGACCCATCTGGGGCTCCGGCGCTATGACCGGACCAAGGTCGACGGGCTTCGGATGACCTCGGGCCAGATCGACGAGGTGATCCGCAAGTATCTCGAGCTTGGCCCCGAGGGGCGGCGGGCCGATCCCCGGATCGGGCGCGACCGGCATGCGCTGATCATGTCGGGGGCGGCGATCCTGCAGGCGCTGATGCGGGTCTGGCCGACCGACCGGATGTCGGTGGCCGATCGCGGTCTGCGCGAGGGCCTGCTTTATGCGCAGATGAGCGCGGACGGGGTTCTGGAGGAGGGGCCGTTCTGATGCGCCCTTGCCGCGGCGGCCCGGCTGGGGCAGATGTCGCGCCTGGGTATTTTTGCCAAGAAGAAGAACGAAGGCCGGGATGACGGAGAAGAAGGGTTCGAGCGGGCGCGGGCAGCGCGACCTCAAGGTCAAGGTCAAGACGGCGCGCGGGCGGCGGCTGTCCTCGACGCGCTGGCTGGAGCGGCAGCTGAACGACCCCTATGTCAAGCGGGCGCGGGCCGAGGGCTATCGCGGGCGCGCGGCGTTCAAGATCATCGAGCTGGATGACAAGTACCGGTTCCTGGTGCCCGGCGCGCGGGTCGTCGATCTGGGCTGTGCGCCGGGCGGCTGGTGCCAGGTGGCGGTCAAGCGCGTGAATGCGCTGGGCGAGAAGACCGGCAAGGCCAGGGGCACCGTGCTGGGGGTCGATCTGCAGGAGGTCGAGCCCATTGCCGGGGCCGAGCTGCACCAGCTGGATTTCCTGGCCGACGATGCCGATGAACTGGTCAAGGGCTGGCTCGGGGGCAGCGCCGATGTGGTGATGAGCGACATGGCGGCGGCGT
The genomic region above belongs to Rhodovulum sulfidophilum DSM 1374 and contains:
- a CDS encoding Ppx/GppA phosphatase family protein, encoding MAPRRPNGAGAFPKAVETPAPVPPDPATLYAALDLGTNSCRMLIAQPKGSQFHVVDSFSKSVQLGTGLEGSGRLSRASMARTVQALRVCKGKLETHAVERMRLIATEACRRAENAREFIKMVRRETGLRLEIIQPEEEARLAVVSCAPLVSTKTEQLLVVDIGGGSTELVWIDLSMVPRPERPRAIMRLHAGFHSETGPFPAARVVDWISVPLGVATLKEQFDDVEDDHARFALMSWFFEENLAEFSPYSAEQTKDGFQIIGTSGTVTTVAATHLGLRRYDRTKVDGLRMTSGQIDEVIRKYLELGPEGRRADPRIGRDRHALIMSGAAILQALMRVWPTDRMSVADRGLREGLLYAQMSADGVLEEGPF
- a CDS encoding RlmE family RNA methyltransferase; protein product: MTEKKGSSGRGQRDLKVKVKTARGRRLSSTRWLERQLNDPYVKRARAEGYRGRAAFKIIELDDKYRFLVPGARVVDLGCAPGGWCQVAVKRVNALGEKTGKARGTVLGVDLQEVEPIAGAELHQLDFLADDADELVKGWLGGSADVVMSDMAAASSGHKQTDHLRIIGLCEAAAALAFDVLDEGGTFVAKVLAGGAEAGLQTLLKQRFAKVANVKPPASRSDSSEKFVVATGFRG
- a CDS encoding virulence factor → MPELVIVYWRDIPAQVIVGRGRRAAKRVLPVRFEKAIDRCAMRVGAKDSDAYLAEWRRSEPVEREGDPTMLATAEAERIEAEYDAARLGKLIAASGWQQS
- a CDS encoding methyltetrahydrofolate cobalamin methyltransferase; this translates as MTRTVLESKTRTVTIGFDEPFCVIGERINPTGRKKLAAELEAGDFSTVEKDALEQVACGAMVLDVNAGVVYNSNPDPNQTEPPLMRQVIELVQGLVDVPLCIDSSVPAALEAGLAAAQGRPLLNSVTGEEERLERVLPLVRKYNVPVVAISNDDTGISEDPDVRFAVAKKIVERAADFGIPACDIVVDPLVMPVGAMASAGRQVFALVRRLRDELGVNTTCGASNISFGLPQRHGVNAAFLPMAISAGMTSAIMNPVRPVEMEAIRAANLLMNHDANGADWIRFSRVLDGIAAGASFAEASTAVTAAGSGRRRRRG
- a CDS encoding 5,10-methylenetetrahydrofolate reductase, with amino-acid sequence MALLNFRKCDRATGRTAGQTSGKTADQTGPMADFVRGYSIEVMPKTAAKVADFRALLPAGTRVYIAHLDGTPIEEMVATARRLTEEGFVPMPHFAARSITDRAMLADWIARYAGEAGVREGLILAGGIPTPKGEFHSSMQLLETGLFDRAGFVRLHVAGHPEGSRDIDPDGSERNMMEALGWKQAFAARTDAEMAVVTQFAFEAAPVIAWADRVRDRGIDLPIHIGVAGPAKLQTLVKYAIACGVGPSLAVLQRRARDVSKLVLPFTPDGFLNDLAEAARRRADFPIAGAHFFPLGGIATNTRWLAAHGLAPAQDS